CGCTCGGGCCGAGCAGGCCGGTGACGCTGCCGCGCGGCACGGCACAGGAGAAGCGGTCGAGCACGGTGCGCTTGCCCCGCTTGACGACGAGGTCGGTGACCTCGATCGCGGTGTCCATGGTTCCTCCCGGGAACTCATCAGGTGTTGAACTCAACGCTAGATGAATTCTCCCGACAGGTCGAGTGGCTACTTCAACGCATGACGAAATCGCTGCAGGACGTCGTCCACGTCGTCGTCGGAGAGCTGGCCGAAGTCGTGGTACCAGCGGCCCACGGCGAGAAACTCGGATGGCGCGCTCAGGCAGATCACCCCGTCGGTCTCCGGGGCGAGCAGGTCACGGGCCTGTGGCGAGCAGACCGGCACGGCGAGCAGCACCCGGGCCGGGCCCCGGCCGGCGATCCAGCGCAGTGCGGCGTGCGCGGTCACCCCGGTGGCCAGGCCGTCGTCGACCAGGATCACCAGCCGGCCGGCGACCGGTGGGGCCGGGCGGCCGCCCCGGTACCGGCGCACCCGCCGGGCGAGTTCCTCGCGCTCGGCGGCCAGGATGTCCGACATGTCCTCCTCGATGACCCCGGCGTACCGGAGGTTGTCCTGGTCGTATACCGGTGGCCCGTCCTCGGCGATGGCACCCAGCCCGAACTCCGGATGGCCCGGCGCGCCGAGCTTGCGGACCACCACGATGTCCAGGTCGGCGCCGAGCCGCTCGGCGATCGGCGCCGCCACCGGCAGCCCGCCACGCGGCAGCGCCAGCACGATCGGCCGGGCCGCGGCCGTCGGGACGACCGTCCCCGGTTCCCACCTGCCCGCCGACGAGGTCGCCGCAGCGGCCTCCCGCTCACCGGCCGGTGCGGCCGCCGGCCGGGCGACCGAGGCGACCGCCGCGGCCACCCGGGCGGCGAGCGCCCGGCCCGCCTCGGACCGATTGGCGAAAATCACCAGCGATCACCCCCAGCGCCGGGCGGCTGCCACGTGATCGAGAGCCGGATGCCGGCGCGGCGGCACCGTGGCCAGGAACGCGCCGAACCACTCCCCCGCCTCCTCCGCCACCGTCTCGAGCGTCCCCGGCTCCTCGAACAGGTGCGTGGCGCCCGGCACGATCCGCAACTCGGCGTGCGCCCGCATGGTGTTCCGGGCCTCCTCGTTGAGTTCCAGCACGTCGTCGTCCCGCTCGCCGACGATCAGCAGGGTCGGCACCCGCACCTCGATCAGACCCGGCCCGGCCAGGTCGGGACGGCCGCCACGGGACACCACGGTGCGTACGCTGTCCGGCCGGGCCACCGCCGCGAGCAGCGCCGCCGCCGCGCCGGTGCTGGCGCCGAACAGCCCGAGCGGCAGTCCGGCTGTCGACGGTTGCACGCGGAGCCAGTCGACCAGGCCGACCACCCGGTCGGCGAGCAGTCCGATGTCGAACCGCCGCGCCCGGGTGTCCTCCTCCGGCGCGAGCAGGTCGGCCAGCAGGGTGGCGAACCCGCGCTTGGTGAGCTGCCGGGCCACGAACTGGTTGCGCGGACTGTGCCGGGAACTGCCGCTGCCGTGGGCGAAGAGGACCACACCCGTGGCGTGCTCGGCGAGGGTGAGATCGCCGTCGATGACGGCATCGCCGAGGGTGATCCGTTCCGTAGTGGTCCAGGTCGTCATGTCCGTCCCTTTCTGCTCGACCATGTCGGGGCGTGCATTCCGGGGAGGCAGTTCTCACCGTACGCGTCCTCAGTTGCTCCGGAGGCCAGCCGATCTGGAGGAAGACGAGTGCCCAGGAGGTTTACCCCCGATGTCCGTTTCCCGGCTGAATCGCACCCAGCAGCCGTCAACGGTGAACCCGGTCCGGCCGTCCGCCCGGGAACGCCATCAGCACGCCCGCGACGACGCCGCCTCGCTCACCGACCGGGATCGTGAGCTGATCTACCAGGCCACCGGCCAGCGCATCGGGGACGGTCAGCCGAACGCCGGCTGGATCAACTCGCTCGCCGCCGCGATCGCGGCGGACCGCACCGCCGGCCGGCTCGCCCCCGGCCAGGAGGTCACGCCGGCCTATCTGAAGGATCTCTCCCGGCGCTGGGACCAGGCCGCGCCGGGGCGCAACCCGGTGGCCGGCTACCTCGAGCCGGCTCTGCGGTACCTCTCCCAGCGCGGGGACGGCAATCGGCTCGACGTCAGCGTGTGACGCTCCTGGCGTACCGAAGCGATGCCGGACCTCAGCCGCGCTGGGTCCGCTCGACGAGAGCGGCGGCGACGTCGCGCAGTTTCCGGTTGGTGTCCTGGGAGACCCTGGTCAGGATGGCGAAGGCGTCGTCGGCGCTGCACCGCCGCTCGCCCATGATGATGCCCTTGGCCTGCTCGATCACCGCGCGGCTCTCCATCGCGGCCTGCATGTGGTGCGCGAGGGTCGCGGTGGTGTCGTAGAGATGGGCGTTGGCCAGGGCGACCGCGGCGTACCTGACGAAGGTCTGGGCCAGGGCGATCACGTCGTCGTCGAAGGCGCCCGGCCGCCGGCCGTAGATGTTCAGCGCGCCGTTGACGTTCTCCACGATCGGCAGGCCGACCGAGAGCATGCTGCCGATGCCGGAGTTCGCGGCCAGCTCGGACCAGCCGTCCCAGCGGGCGTCGGCACCGGCGTCCGGCACGTGCACCGTGGTCTTGGCGGCGGCCGCCTCCAGGGACGGGCCGCGGTCCTGTTCGTACTGCCATTCGTCGAGCCGCAGGGCGATCTCGCCGGTGTGCGCCGGGGTGTACGCGGCGCCGTCCCTGATCAGGGTGATGGAAACCTGCTCGGCACCCGGCAGGGTGCGCTGGGCCAGATCGGCGACTCGATCGAGGACACCGTTCAGGTCGGTCTCACCGAGCTTGATGCGGCCGAGTTCCGCGAAGGCCGCGGCCTGCTCGGCGGGGTCGTGCGCCATCAACGTGAGTGTTTCCCCGCAGCGAAGCGGCGCGCCGTCCGACGGACGACTCGCGCTGGGTGAGTGGGTGTCGCTGCCCGGAAGGCCGGAACGACCCTCGGACCCGCGCCGCTGCTTGACGCTGGTTCGCCGGTGTCGATATAGGTGCCCGACATCGGCCGCAGGACGCCGATAATACCCAAACTCAGCCGGGAAGCGGCAGCATGGTGCCGAGTCCGGCGATCAGCGGGGCCTCGCGGGCGCGGGTGTGCACTCCGGACAACGGTTCGCCGGCGCCGCGCGGCGCGCGACGAACCGCCGGCCGCACGACTGCTCGCCGGGCGGCGCGGCGGGAAACCGACGGCCGGCCGGCCGACTGCTCGCCGGGCGGATTCGCCGTCCGGCGCGGCGCGAAAGCGGGTAAGAAGGGAGACCATGACGCCCGAACCGATGGACCCCACCGCCGCGTTCCGCGAGCTCGGCCGGATCAACCTGGGTGAGACCGATCTGGAGGGCGTCCTGGCCACCGTCGCCGATCTCGCCAAACGCACCATCCCGGGCGCGTTCGAGGTGTCCGTGACGCTGATCCGCGACCGTGGCCCGCACACCGTGGCCAGTACCGGCGAGGCCGCCGACCGGGTCGACAAGTGGCAGTACGAGAACGGCTCCGGCCCCTGCCTGGACGCCTCCCGGCAGCGCACCACGCTGCTCGTCGACGACGTCGCCACGGAACGCCGCTGGCCCGGCTGGCAGACGAACACCATCGAGGCCGGGGTGGGCAGCACGCTCAGCGTCGGCCTGCCGATCCGGGAGCGGGTGTCCGGGGCGCTCAACATCTACGCCGAGCCGGCCGGTGCCTTCGACGAGGACGCGGTGGTGCTGGCCGAGACGTTCGCCGGGTACGCCGCCGTCGCCCTGGCCAACGCGCACCTCTACAACACCACGATGGTGCTGGCCCAGCACATGCAGACGGCGATGGAGAGCCGCGCGGTGATCGAGCAGGCCAAGGGCATCATCATGGGTCAGCGGCGGTGCGGCCCCGACGAGGCGTTCGGCATCCTGTCCCGGGCCTCGCAGGAGTCCAACCGCAAGCTCCGCGAGGTGGCCGCCGACCTGGTCGAGCGCGCCCAGCGGCCGATCGGTCAGTGAGGGCCCGGGCCGGCACCCGCACTCCACTGCGGACCGCGCCGCCGAGCGCCGGCACGCTGGGCACCACCGCGGCGTCAGGTCGTCGTCGGAGCCGGCGCCGCGGTGGCATCCCCACCTCGTCGAGAGCCTCGACCCCACCTCGTCGAGAGCCTCGACGGCGGCGGCCGTCTCCGCCCGGTCACCGGGAAGCCGCGCGGCCATCGCGGGTGCCGCCGGCCGCGCCGGTCAGGGCGTGTGGTCGAGCAGGTGCCGCCAGTGCCGGATGAGCGGGGCCGGGCAGGTCAGGTCGCGGACGCCGGCCAGCCGGAGCTGGTCCAGCAGCTGCGGGCCGGGCCGCAGGTCGAGGGCCACCTGGCAGGGGATGTCGTGGGTGGCGCCGACCGACGCGGACCACTCGACCAACTGGAGGATCACCAGCGGGAGGTGGCCGGGCGGGACCAGCACGTCGTTGCGGACGGTGCGGTCCCAGACCATGGTGTGCTGGGTCAGGTCGGCGGTGTTGACGTGCAGCAGGTGGCAGTCGTCGACCAGGTCGGCGATGCCCAGGGCGGCGGCCGGCGTGGCCACGTCGAGGCCGAGGCGCCAGCGCGCGCCGGTCGCGGCCCGGAACGCGTCGATCTCCTCGCGCGCGGCCACCATCGGGACGACGACCACCGGATCGTCGTCCGGGGACTGCTCGACGAGCGTACCGAAGGCATCCAGCGCGTCCGGCGGCAAGGAGCGGACCCCGCGCCGGCCGAAGGATGCCGCGTGCGGACCGCCGACCGGCTCGTCGAAGTACCGGATGGCCGGCAGCGGACGGCCCGACTCGGCCAGGAAGTGCCACAGGTCGGCACGGTCCCGATCGGACAGCGCCCGCAGGTCCTCGGCCCGCAGCGGTGCCCAGCCGTCGGCGAGGTGCCCGGCCTCGCGCGCCTCGGCCAGCGACGCCACCTCGGCGTGCAGGCGCAGGCCGGTCGGGTTGAGCAGGAACGGGGCGGTGGTCGCGGCGTCGAAGTCGACGACCACGTCGTGGCCGAGCCAGCTGTCGTCGACCGCGATGCCGGTGAGCACCGGCACCGGCAGCGACCAGAGCGCGCGGGCCTCCGGAGCGTACGGCGTGACCGGCTCCTGGACGATCACGCCGGACAGCCGGGGCGCCAGGGTGCGTATCAGGTCGGCGTCCGGTTTCTCCAGGTAGAGCAGGGCCTTGCCGTAGACGATCTCCTCGATGCCGCTGCGGTCCACCAGGAGACCGCGGTGGCGGCCGAACCCGTAGGCGATCCCTGGCTCGTCCTCGCTCATACCAACCCACCTCCGCTACGGACGGTAGTCCCGCCCGGGCGTTCGCGCAGCCCGCGAACGTGCCGTCATCGACCGATCGGGATGCGCCAGAGGGCGCGTGACTCGCTGTCCGCCTTCCGGGCCACCGCGCGCAACCAGAGCAGGGCGATCAGCGAGATCAGCATCAGCCCGCCCCAGGACAGCAGGGTGAACAGGTGCGTCTGGGCGTCGGTCGGCCGCGGCTGGTAACCGCGCTCCAGCAGGGCGAACTGGTAGGGGGTGCCGGTCAGCACCAGGGTGACCAGCAGCGCGATGCTGTGCATGCTGTCCCAGAGCGCGTGCAGCACCGAGACGCCCAGGTAGGACAGCACCAGCCGCCCGGTGAGCGCGAAGTGCCGGCGGCCGCTGGCGGAGAAGAGCACGCCGCCGAGGATGGCGGTCCACAGGCCGTGGCCGAGCGGGGCGAGCAGGCCGCGCAGCAGCTCGGTCTGGACCAGCTGGGTCAGCGACAGGCCGCGCTCGGTGAACAGGGCGGTGAACGCGTAGCCGGCCGACTCGAACGCGGCGAACCCGAAGCCGACCGAGGCGCCCAGGACCAGGCCATCGGCGGCGTACTTGTGGGCGAGCCGGCGGGTGAGGAACGCGAGCGCGGCGAGTTTCGCGGCCTCCTCGATCAGGCCGACCCCGAGGAAGAACCCCGGCGACGGATGCAGCAGGTATGTCTCCAGCAGCGACGCGGCCAGCACGCCGAGCACGCCGCCGGTGACGAACGTGCTGAACAGCAGCTCGGCGGTGACCTCGCCACTGTGCCGGCGGCCGAACGCCCACAGCACGAAGGTGACCGGCACCAGGAAGCTGCCGAGCAGCACCAGCGTGGGGATCAGGTTCGGGTTGCCGGTGGCCAGCGTGACCACCACCGTGAGGATCCACAGCAGCAGTCCGGTCAGGAAGACCCGCAGCCAGTGCCGGCGGGGTCGGGCCGGGGCGTCATACATGGCGCCGGGATACCCCGATCCCGGCGCCCCGCACACCATGCCGCTCAGCGCCGGGTGTAGATGAACCCGATCTTGTCCACCGCGTCCCCGGCCCGCCCGTGGAAGCCGGCGAGCTGCCAGCCGGCCGGTGCCGTGCGGGTCACGCAGTCCGAGGTGGTGGTCCCGCCGGCCAGGGTGTTGCCCAGGTTGGTGGTGAACTTGGCGTAGAAGATCCGGGTGTGTGAGTTGTAGATCCCACGGCACAGATACGCACTCGTCACGAATTCCCCGCTGCCCAGGGTCAGCGACGTGGCGGTCCCGCCGGTGCCGCCGTGGTCGCCGATCCGGTCCACCCGCGCCCCGGCCCGGATGCTGATCGCCGTCGGGGTGGTGAGCGTGCCGAGGTCGTTGAAGTAGTCGCCGTGCGGCCCGCCGAACTGCTCGCTGAACCGGTACGCCGGATCGGTGCTCCAGTTGAACCCGGCACTGATCGGGTCGTGGTCGGAGAGCATCACGCCGTCGTCGGTGCGGAACGACTCGTGCTCGTTGTGGTACGACGTGGCGGCCAGCCGGACGAACCCGCCACTCCGGTAGAGGATCTTGTCGACCACCTCGCAGGTGTCGGCGCCGCACAGCAGCGGGTCGCTGCCCTTGGCCGGTGCGGTCCCGCCGCGCTCCAGCTGGACCCAGGCGTCGGTGAGCCCGTTGGCCGCGACGAAGTCGGCGATGGTGTCCCCGGCGCGGGTGTAGCGGGTGTTGGTGTCGCCCATCACGACGACCGCGTTGCCCCGGGAGTGGCTGCCGATGAACGCGGTGAGCTGGCGCAGGTTGTCGGCCCGGGCGGCCAGGTCGCCGTCGTTGGTGCCGGCGTTGGTGTGCAGGTTGTAGAAGTCCACGTAGACGCCCTCGGCCAGCCGGACCCGGCTGAAGGTGAAGCCCTTCGGGGTCAGGCAGTCACCGGAGTCGTACTGGCAGGAGTTCCACCGGGTCCGCTCGAAGTCGTCGGTGTCGTAGGGGAACGACGAGAGGCTGTTGAGCCCCGAGCCGATGCCGGCGCCGCCGCTGGTCGGGGTGCGGTGGGCGTGACTGTCGGCGGCGTACAGGTAGGCGTGGTAGTTGAAGTCCTCCTGCACGTGGATCACGTCGTAGCCGGTGAGCCGCCCGCCGATGGCCGTGGTCGCGGTGGCCCGGTCGGTCTCGGCGCTGGACAGGATGTCGGGCAACCCGGCAATGTTGTAGGAAAGAACCTTGAAAGTTCCGTCGGCGTCGGCGACGGCGTCGGGCGTCGCGGCGGCGGGTGCCGCGGGGACGCTCAGGGTGGCGGCCGCCAGGGCCGCGATCGCGATCCGTGTGGTGAGCACGATCGGGACGGTAGGCCCGAAATCGACCGGAGGGAACCTCGGCTACTCGCCGGTAGCACGATGTTCACGTTAACAATCGGGCGCGTTGGCCGCCGATTCGCCACCCGCGCCGAAGCTCTCACCCCATGCCTGCTCTCTCTCGCCGGACCGTGCTGCGCGCGTCCGCCGCCGGCCTGCTGGCCGGCCCGGCCCTGTCGAAGGCCGCCGCCGCGCCGCCGGCCGCCACCCGGAACTTCGTCGACGACTACCGGTCGAACGTCGCGGCGAACCTGACAGCGGAGACCAACGCCG
This window of the Actinoplanes oblitus genome carries:
- a CDS encoding phosphoribosyltransferase gives rise to the protein MIFANRSEAGRALAARVAAAVASVARPAAAPAGEREAAAATSSAGRWEPGTVVPTAAARPIVLALPRGGLPVAAPIAERLGADLDIVVVRKLGAPGHPEFGLGAIAEDGPPVYDQDNLRYAGVIEEDMSDILAAEREELARRVRRYRGGRPAPPVAGRLVILVDDGLATGVTAHAALRWIAGRGPARVLLAVPVCSPQARDLLAPETDGVICLSAPSEFLAVGRWYHDFGQLSDDDVDDVLQRFRHALK
- a CDS encoding GAF and ANTAR domain-containing protein yields the protein MAHDPAEQAAAFAELGRIKLGETDLNGVLDRVADLAQRTLPGAEQVSITLIRDGAAYTPAHTGEIALRLDEWQYEQDRGPSLEAAAAKTTVHVPDAGADARWDGWSELAANSGIGSMLSVGLPIVENVNGALNIYGRRPGAFDDDVIALAQTFVRYAAVALANAHLYDTTATLAHHMQAAMESRAVIEQAKGIIMGERRCSADDAFAILTRVSQDTNRKLRDVAAALVERTQRG
- a CDS encoding jacalin-like lectin; translated protein: MLTTRIAIAALAAATLSVPAAPAAATPDAVADADGTFKVLSYNIAGLPDILSSAETDRATATTAIGGRLTGYDVIHVQEDFNYHAYLYAADSHAHRTPTSGGAGIGSGLNSLSSFPYDTDDFERTRWNSCQYDSGDCLTPKGFTFSRVRLAEGVYVDFYNLHTNAGTNDGDLAARADNLRQLTAFIGSHSRGNAVVVMGDTNTRYTRAGDTIADFVAANGLTDAWVQLERGGTAPAKGSDPLLCGADTCEVVDKILYRSGGFVRLAATSYHNEHESFRTDDGVMLSDHDPISAGFNWSTDPAYRFSEQFGGPHGDYFNDLGTLTTPTAISIRAGARVDRIGDHGGTGGTATSLTLGSGEFVTSAYLCRGIYNSHTRIFYAKFTTNLGNTLAGGTTTSDCVTRTAPAGWQLAGFHGRAGDAVDKIGFIYTRR
- a CDS encoding GAF and ANTAR domain-containing protein, with the translated sequence MTPEPMDPTAAFRELGRINLGETDLEGVLATVADLAKRTIPGAFEVSVTLIRDRGPHTVASTGEAADRVDKWQYENGSGPCLDASRQRTTLLVDDVATERRWPGWQTNTIEAGVGSTLSVGLPIRERVSGALNIYAEPAGAFDEDAVVLAETFAGYAAVALANAHLYNTTMVLAQHMQTAMESRAVIEQAKGIIMGQRRCGPDEAFGILSRASQESNRKLREVAADLVERAQRPIGQ
- a CDS encoding dienelactone hydrolase family protein, which encodes MTTWTTTERITLGDAVIDGDLTLAEHATGVVLFAHGSGSSRHSPRNQFVARQLTKRGFATLLADLLAPEEDTRARRFDIGLLADRVVGLVDWLRVQPSTAGLPLGLFGASTGAAAALLAAVARPDSVRTVVSRGGRPDLAGPGLIEVRVPTLLIVGERDDDVLELNEEARNTMRAHAELRIVPGATHLFEEPGTLETVAEEAGEWFGAFLATVPPRRHPALDHVAAARRWG
- a CDS encoding PrsW family intramembrane metalloprotease — its product is MYDAPARPRRHWLRVFLTGLLLWILTVVVTLATGNPNLIPTLVLLGSFLVPVTFVLWAFGRRHSGEVTAELLFSTFVTGGVLGVLAASLLETYLLHPSPGFFLGVGLIEEAAKLAALAFLTRRLAHKYAADGLVLGASVGFGFAAFESAGYAFTALFTERGLSLTQLVQTELLRGLLAPLGHGLWTAILGGVLFSASGRRHFALTGRLVLSYLGVSVLHALWDSMHSIALLVTLVLTGTPYQFALLERGYQPRPTDAQTHLFTLLSWGGLMLISLIALLWLRAVARKADSESRALWRIPIGR